A region from the Canis lupus baileyi chromosome 27, mCanLup2.hap1, whole genome shotgun sequence genome encodes:
- the MYL2 gene encoding myosin regulatory light chain 2, ventricular/cardiac muscle isoform: MAPKKAKKRAEGANSNVFSMFEQTQIQEFKEAFTIMDQNRDGFIDKNDLRDTFAALGRVNVKNEEIDEMLKEAPGPINFTVFLTMFGEKLKGADPEETILNAFKVFDPEGKGVLRADYVREMLTTQAERFSKEEIDQMFAAFPPDVTGNLDYKNLVHIITHGEEKD; encoded by the exons ATG GCACCCAAGAAAGCCAAGAAGAGAGCAGAAGGCGCCAATTCCAACGTGTTCTCTATGTTTGAACAGACCCAGATCCAGGAATTTAAGGAG GCTTTCACCATCATGGACCAGAACAGGGATGGCTTCATCGACAAGAATGATTTAAGGGACACCTTTGCTGCTCTTG GGCGTGTGAAcgtgaaaaatgaggaaattgatgAAATGCTCAAGGAAGCTCCAGGTCCAATTAACTTTACTGTGTTCCTAACAATGTTTGGGGAGAAACTTAAGG GGGCAGACCCCGAGGAGACCATTCTCAACGCATTCAAAGTGTTTGACCCTGAAGGCAAAGGGGTGCTCAGGGCTGATTA TGTTCGGGAGATGCTGaccacacaggcagagagatttTCCAAAGAGGAG ATTGACCAGATGTTCGCCGCCTTCCCCCCTGATGTGACTGGCAACTTGGACTATAAGAACCTGGTGCATATCATCACCCACGGAGAAGAGAAGGACTGA